The Toxorhynchites rutilus septentrionalis strain SRP chromosome 3, ASM2978413v1, whole genome shotgun sequence genome includes a region encoding these proteins:
- the LOC129777782 gene encoding uncharacterized protein LOC129777782 has protein sequence MERYMLDLSRVFSDHRQKVFVGRRMSWKHIECLLDHVRSIFGISATIYLTNGDDVLFPDSEVLDMIQKSDTLRIHCATSSESTQNNQNKCGQTNGDNSKSYTNGEKSKRQIEAPSRKHKVIEESSSDDSDEEENNLPKIFAGLETVMEKNESVEETDKPKRKRVRKRKSKKKDEAPSPKVVVKTYGKSKTPSIIVQNGESANHVRFNDEDDKEDKNDIQSNDEPYMNCNRNTVPRVVCAVSQPVNTTINDEIPAVPEYDDTPAIELDDIVQNAQRRTRVRKAKKAVEIKQELIEINTAREASPTWDDEISADKKQFLSNYSGVEFWTSLRDAVENFPAISIPSVHDIIAHRFEGESCLSFVECVEDDGSNNSFGLNLTLRKLNILKPCVFWAKLNQLTEVRLVATFQG, from the exons ATGGAGCGTTACATGCTAGATTTGAGTCGTGTGTTTTCCGACCACCGCCAAAAAGTGTTTGTGGGTCGACGGATGTCATGGAAGCATATTGAATGTTTACTAGACCATGTGCGTTCCATTTTCGGAATATCCGCTACCATTTATTTGACGAACGGAGATGATGTTCTGTTTCCCGATTCTGAGGTGCTAGACATGATTCAAAAAAGTGATACGTTGAG AATACATTGTGCAACTAGTTCAGAAAGTACgcaaaataatcaaaataaatgcgGACAAACGAATGGAGATAATTCCAAATCATATACCAATGGAGAAAAAAGTAAACGACAGATTGAAGCTCCCAGTAGGAAGCACAAAGTCATCGAAGAATCCTCATCCGACGACAGTGACGAAGAAGAAAATAATTTGCCGAAAATTTTCGCAGGGCTTGAAACcgtaatggaaaaaaatgaatctGTAGAAGAAACCGACAAACCAAAACGAAAACGAGttcgaaaacgaaaatcgaaaaagaaAGATGAAGCACCTTCTCCTAAGGTGGTGGTGAAAACATACGGCAAAAGTAAAACGCCTTCAATAATAGTGCAGAATGGCGAATCTGCTAATCACGTAAGGTTTAATGACGAAGATGACAAAGAGGATAAAAATGACATCCAGTCTAACGATGAGCCATATATGAACTGCAATCGGAACACTGTTCCCCGTGTGGTTTGTGCGGTTTCCCAACCAGTAAACACTACAATAAATGACGAGATACCCGCAGTTCCAGAGTACGATGACACTCCAGCGATAGAATTGGATGATATCGTTCAAAACGCTCAGCGCAGGACACGCGTACGGAAAGCGAAGAAAGCTGTAGAGATCAAACAAGAATTGATCGAAATCAACACCGCACGGGAAGCATCCCCAACGTGGGATGACGAGATAAGCGCTGATAAGAAGCAATTTTTATCGAACTACAGTGGAGTAGAATTTTGGACAAGTCTTCGGGATGCGGTGGAAAATTTCCCCGCGATAAGCATTCCGAGTGTACACGATATTATCGCTCATCGATTCGAAGGTGAATCCTGTTTGTCCTTTGTGGAGTGTGTTGAGGATGATGGCAGCAATAACTCGTTCGGATTGAATTTGACTTTGCGGAAGCTAAATATATTGAAACCGTGCGTTTTTTGGGCGAAATTAAATCAACTAACAGAAGTTAGATTGGTAGCTACTTTCCAAGGCTGA